GCGGTGGCCGTGCCCGTCCCGGCGCCGCAGCCGGGCCCGGGCCGCCGGCACCACGGCCAGGTGCGCCAGGGCCACCCCCGCGGTGTTCAGCAGCAGCGAGTCGACGTCGACGACCCGGCCGGGCACACCGGTCTGGAGCAGGGCGATCCCCAGCGAGAGCAGGGCACCCGCGGCCGCCGTGCGCACCAGGGAGGAGAGCGGGGAGACGATGAGCCTGCCGTGGGCCATCGGCAGCAGCACACCCATCGGCGCGAGCAGCGCGAGCCCCTCGCCGAGGCGTCTGGCGGCCTCGGGCCAGCCCAGCGCCAGGTCGGCGCGGATGCCGGCCAGCGGACGCAGATTGGCGGGCATCACCCACGGGACGTCCAGGGGCCGCAGCATCAGCCAGGCGACGAGGCCGAGATGGGCGACGAGGAGGACACCTCCCGTCACCCGGATGCGGATCGCGGCGCTGCCGCCGATGGAGCCTTGACGCTGCACGACCCCCTAGACGCGCCCCCGTGCACGATCGGTTCCGCATCCCGCACGCCGATGCGCGTGCCGCGCGGGCCGCGCAGGGCGCTCAGCCCGCGTCGACCGCGCCCGTCGGCGGCTGGACCGAGCCGGGGCGGCCGCGGACGTCGTCGGTGCACTCGTAGCGGCGCAGCGGGCCGGGGCGCGGACCGCCCAGGATCACCGAGCCGTCGCCCTCGGTCGCCGCCGAGTCGGACAGCGTGCACACGAGCTGGCCCAGGGCGTAGGAGGTGAGCCGGTCCGGCGCGGTGCTCAGCCGCAGCGCGTCCTCCGGGTCCTTCGGGCCCGGCCCGGCCACGCTCACCCCGCCCGGCACGTACGTCGTGTAGCCGGCCGACTTCTCCGCGGCCGACGGGGACGAGGCGAGCTGGTCCAGCAGGGCCTGTGCCACGATCACCCGGCGCCGCGCGTCCGGCGTGCCGTCCGGGACCCGCACCGACCGGTCGACGGCGACCAGGGACGAGCCGCAGAGCAGGAACACCTGGACGGGCACCCCGTGTGCGGACTGGGTGGCGGCGTCGGGCCCGGCCAGCGAGCACGGCACCCGGGAGGGCGCGGCGCCGAAGTCGGTGGGCACCTCGGTGGGTTGGATCCCGCACCCCGCGAGCAGCGCGGCCAGCAGGGGGGCGGCCAGCAGGAGTCGTGTCGTCCCCGCTCTCATGCCCCCTCCTTCCCGAGGTCCGCCGGGCCGTGGGCGCCGCCGTTCGCGACCGCGTCGCCGTTCTCGCCGTTCTCCTCCGTCAGCCGCGACGCGTCCCGCGGCAGCCGCAGGGTGAACACCGCGCCGCCGTCGGGGGAGTTCGCGGCGGTGATCTCACCGCCGTGGATGTGGGCGTTCTCCAGGGCGATGGACAGGCCGAGACCGCTGCCCTCCGAACGCGGCCGGGAGGCGCTGGCCTTGTAGAAGCGGTCGAAGACGTGCGGCAGGACGTCCTCGGGGATGCCGGGCCCGTGGTCGCGCACCGCGATGACCAGGTCCTCCCCGTCGATCCGCACCGACACCCGCACCGGCGAACCGCCGTGCTTGAGCGCGTTGCCGATCAGGTTCGCGAGTATGACGTCCAGACGGCGCGGGTCGAGCCGGGCGTGGGCGCCGCGCTCGGCGTCCAGTTCGACGGCGTCCAGCCAGGCACGCGCGTCGATGCAGGCGGTGATCTGGTCGGCGATGTCGACGTCGTCCAGGACCAGCCGGGCGGTGCCCGCGTCGAAGCGGGTCACCTCCATCAGGTTCTCCACCAGGTCGTTCAGCCGCCGTGTCTCGCTGACCACCAGCCGCACGGCGGGCTCGACCATCGGGTCGATGCCGCCGGCCTCGGACTCCAGCTCCTCCTCCAGCACCTCCGTGACGGCGGTGATGGCGGTCAGCGGGGTGCGCAGCTCGTGCGACATGTCGGCGACGAACCGGCGCGACGCCTCGTCCCGGGCGGCCATGTCCGCCACCCGTTTCTCCAGCGCCTCGGCCGCGTTGTTGAACGTGCGTGACAGGTCCGCGAGTTCGTCCGTCCCCGACACCCTCAGACGGGTGTCGAGCCGTCCCTCGCCGAGCCGCCGGGCGGCCACCCCGAGCCGGTGCACCGGCTTCAGCACGGTCGTGGCGGCGGCCTGCGCGAGCAGGGCCGAACCGATCAGCGCCAGACCGGTGGCGATCCCCAGTGACCAGGCCAGCGAGTTGAGGTCCTTCGCCTCCGGCTCCAGCGACTTCGCCATGTAGCCCGTCGGCCCGCCGCCGACCAGCTTCGTTCCGGCCACCAGGTACGGCGTGCCGTGCTGGTC
Above is a genomic segment from Streptomyces collinus Tu 365 containing:
- a CDS encoding VanZ family protein, with protein sequence MQRQGSIGGSAAIRIRVTGGVLLVAHLGLVAWLMLRPLDVPWVMPANLRPLAGIRADLALGWPEAARRLGEGLALLAPMGVLLPMAHGRLIVSPLSSLVRTAAAGALLSLGIALLQTGVPGRVVDVDSLLLNTAGVALAHLAVVPAARARLRRRDGHGHRAAGTVTVQEELSQGRTPTIPRVGIAP
- a CDS encoding sensor histidine kinase, with translation MTDTQGGLRGWAARRGGSLSRLRFTSLRLRLVVVFGLVALTAAVSASGIAYWLNREAVLTRAQDAVLRDFQQEMQNRTGALPVHPTQDELQRAAGQMAGSSQRFSVLLVAQDTDGKTVYGNSGGINGFSLEDVPKSLRAAVNKRQKVADGNKSPYHLYWQRVDQHGTPYLVAGTKLVGGGPTGYMAKSLEPEAKDLNSLAWSLGIATGLALIGSALLAQAAATTVLKPVHRLGVAARRLGEGRLDTRLRVSGTDELADLSRTFNNAAEALEKRVADMAARDEASRRFVADMSHELRTPLTAITAVTEVLEEELESEAGGIDPMVEPAVRLVVSETRRLNDLVENLMEVTRFDAGTARLVLDDVDIADQITACIDARAWLDAVELDAERGAHARLDPRRLDVILANLIGNALKHGGSPVRVSVRIDGEDLVIAVRDHGPGIPEDVLPHVFDRFYKASASRPRSEGSGLGLSIALENAHIHGGEITAANSPDGGAVFTLRLPRDASRLTEENGENGDAVANGGAHGPADLGKEGA